A stretch of the Methanothrix sp. genome encodes the following:
- a CDS encoding DUF835 domain-containing protein: MSAPLFAFALMVSYLLLLSLIAYYADRQRQAGRSIVSNPYVYALSLAVYCTAWTFYGSIGRAATSGLEFLTIYIGPTLAMLLGWVMIRKIVRISKEYRLTSVSDFISFRYGRSYAIGAIVTVVSLMVVIPYVALQLIAISSSIQIISGGETFWGTKLVVAVLLGIFAIIFGARHLDPMERHEGLVAAVAFESIVKLTAFVIAGAYITWGIFNGYSEIIDRVLSTEEFSHLINIDYTSWFSLTLISFFAAFLLPRQFHVMVVENADESHIRKAMWLFPLYLLLINLFVPAIAGAGMILGVPGVEDMFVIEIPYLMGNIPLAALVFIGGASAATAMVLVDSVAVGHMMLNELELPYLMRYIGRGRGLPGLLLNAKRINILLVVALGYLYSRAVEYQSLVDIGLVSFVAASQMAPAVIGGLYWRRGSREGAIAGMSAGFVLWIYTALVPTVAKAGWLSQSILESGPFGISALIPTNLFGVDLDPWSNSVFWSLFANAVLYVLLSLMSTPTPEERVEAEGFVEIFSERRGAIPIERPAIRLGTVDEVESMLARYIGAEKARMLIDADLARLGVSREKVDARHLLDLWDHVERVLTGSLGTSTTRIIVEEQITPRPVAERIGAAPLKFRLEPGKIYFSAEKAYEIFTDQVTHGFEGLCVTRRPPEDVRSRCGLRETPIIWLNPRREGREKQISPTNLPLLFLTIKTFVESSRKGVILLDNLEHLVLANENVIPEEDVLDFVNQLENLVRRTNARLILADSPDYIGFCGVSEVEPVEVKGLIFTAGPLPSYLLRAFILAIIAGTRSPEAAMDIANSVLSEQSGIAEGASCDPDMRGRGLIEIDTHCKITRRHFFTILRRICASVSRTDPGFDSVKVLRPLIDKYGFSIYELILNPGTTYAIEEDKPVRCFEIFSELIHAGLDGLCISRYNPESLREKYGISPERVIWLTQKTEEGKFRSVDPTNFPRLSSMISDFLRRAEYPVILMEGIGYLITQSNYETVLRFIQSQRDEVSLRGAVMLVHIDPLSLDTKELHRLEGEMEQLKL; the protein is encoded by the coding sequence GTGAGCGCGCCGCTGTTCGCATTCGCTCTCATGGTCTCCTACCTCCTGCTGCTGAGCTTAATAGCATACTACGCGGACAGACAGAGGCAGGCCGGCAGGAGTATAGTCTCAAATCCATATGTCTATGCGTTATCCCTGGCGGTGTACTGCACAGCATGGACATTCTATGGAAGCATCGGTAGAGCTGCGACAAGCGGCCTGGAGTTTCTCACGATATACATCGGCCCTACACTTGCGATGCTCCTTGGATGGGTGATGATACGCAAGATAGTCCGGATATCAAAGGAGTACCGTCTCACATCTGTCAGCGATTTCATAAGCTTCAGGTACGGCAGAAGCTACGCCATAGGCGCAATAGTGACCGTTGTGAGCCTGATGGTCGTCATACCGTATGTCGCACTCCAGCTCATCGCCATATCCAGCTCAATACAGATAATAAGCGGCGGAGAGACGTTCTGGGGTACAAAGCTTGTCGTGGCAGTCCTGCTCGGCATATTCGCGATAATCTTTGGAGCGCGCCATCTCGATCCGATGGAGCGGCACGAGGGTCTTGTCGCAGCGGTCGCATTCGAGTCCATAGTCAAGCTGACTGCGTTCGTTATCGCTGGCGCCTACATCACATGGGGTATATTCAACGGATACTCTGAGATAATAGACCGTGTCCTGTCAACAGAGGAGTTCTCGCATCTCATCAACATAGATTACACATCCTGGTTCTCGCTCACGCTGATATCCTTCTTCGCCGCATTTCTCCTCCCCAGACAGTTTCACGTCATGGTTGTTGAGAACGCTGATGAATCGCATATACGAAAGGCGATGTGGCTCTTCCCGCTTTACCTCCTTCTGATAAACCTCTTCGTTCCAGCGATAGCCGGCGCCGGTATGATTCTGGGCGTTCCCGGCGTGGAGGATATGTTTGTCATAGAGATCCCCTACTTGATGGGCAACATACCTCTCGCTGCGCTAGTGTTCATAGGGGGCGCTTCTGCAGCCACTGCGATGGTGCTGGTGGACAGCGTTGCAGTCGGTCACATGATGCTGAACGAGCTCGAGCTGCCATACCTCATGAGGTATATAGGGAGGGGCAGGGGTCTCCCGGGTCTTCTGCTCAACGCCAAGCGCATCAACATCCTTCTGGTGGTGGCGCTTGGATACCTTTACTCCAGAGCCGTCGAGTACCAGAGCCTTGTTGATATCGGTCTGGTATCATTCGTGGCCGCAAGCCAGATGGCGCCGGCTGTGATTGGAGGTCTCTACTGGAGAAGAGGCAGCAGGGAGGGGGCGATCGCAGGCATGAGCGCAGGGTTTGTGCTCTGGATATACACCGCGCTTGTTCCCACAGTTGCCAAGGCCGGCTGGCTCTCACAGTCGATCTTGGAATCAGGCCCGTTCGGGATATCTGCGCTCATCCCGACAAACCTTTTTGGCGTGGATCTGGACCCCTGGTCGAACTCGGTGTTCTGGAGCCTCTTCGCGAACGCAGTACTGTATGTGCTTCTCTCACTGATGAGCACCCCGACGCCTGAGGAGAGGGTCGAGGCAGAGGGGTTTGTTGAGATATTCAGCGAGAGGAGGGGCGCGATCCCGATCGAGCGGCCGGCCATAAGATTGGGAACAGTTGATGAGGTCGAGTCGATGCTGGCCAGATACATCGGGGCAGAGAAGGCCAGGATGCTGATAGACGCGGATCTTGCAAGGCTTGGCGTCTCAAGGGAGAAGGTCGATGCCAGGCACCTCCTGGACCTCTGGGATCACGTGGAGAGGGTTCTCACAGGATCGCTTGGCACATCAACAACTAGGATCATAGTGGAGGAGCAGATCACGCCCAGGCCGGTTGCTGAGAGAATTGGAGCTGCTCCGCTGAAATTCAGGCTCGAGCCTGGGAAGATATACTTCTCAGCTGAGAAAGCATACGAGATCTTCACGGATCAGGTGACGCACGGGTTTGAGGGGCTGTGTGTCACACGGAGACCGCCGGAGGATGTGAGGAGCAGGTGTGGTCTAAGGGAGACACCGATCATATGGCTGAACCCCAGGAGAGAGGGCAGGGAGAAGCAGATATCCCCCACGAACCTTCCGCTTCTCTTCCTCACTATAAAGACATTCGTCGAGAGCAGCAGGAAGGGCGTGATACTTCTGGACAATCTTGAGCATCTCGTGCTTGCCAATGAAAATGTGATACCTGAGGAGGACGTGCTGGATTTTGTAAATCAGCTTGAGAATCTCGTTCGCAGAACAAACGCCAGGCTCATCCTGGCGGATTCGCCCGACTACATCGGCTTCTGTGGTGTATCCGAGGTGGAGCCTGTGGAAGTAAAAGGGCTGATATTCACTGCAGGCCCGCTGCCATCGTATCTCCTCAGGGCGTTCATACTTGCCATAATCGCGGGGACGAGATCTCCTGAGGCTGCAATGGATATCGCCAATTCTGTTCTCAGCGAGCAGTCAGGGATCGCAGAGGGTGCATCTTGCGATCCCGACATGCGTGGCAGGGGCCTGATCGAGATCGATACGCATTGCAAGATCACGAGAAGGCATTTCTTCACGATACTAAGGCGCATCTGCGCCTCTGTGAGCAGAACAGATCCCGGCTTCGATTCTGTAAAGGTACTGAGGCCGCTCATCGACAAGTACGGATTCAGCATCTACGAGCTGATACTGAATCCAGGAACGACATATGCGATCGAGGAGGACAAGCCGGTTCGGTGCTTCGAGATTTTCAGCGAGCTGATCCACGCAGGGCTCGATGGGCTGTGCATATCAAGGTACAACCCGGAGAGCCTCCGTGAGAAGTACGGGATCTCGCCCGAGAGGGTCATATGGCTCACGCAGAAGACGGAGGAGGGAAAGTTCAGATCCGTGGATCCCACGAACTTCCCGAGGCTCAGCTCGATGATATCAGATTTCCTGAGGAGAGCTGAGTACCCTGTGATACTCATGGAGGGTATCGGCTACCTTATAACACAGAGCAACTACGAGACCGTGCTGAGGTTCATTCAGTCGCAGAGGGATGAGGTCTCACTTAGGGGGGCTGTGATGCTCGTGCATATCGATCCGCTCTCTCTCGACACAAAGGAGCTCCACAGGCTTGAGGGCGAGATGGAACAGCTGAAGCTCTGA
- a CDS encoding NAD(P)/FAD-dependent oxidoreductase yields the protein MDRFDVAVIGGGPAGLMAAKHAAICGATTILLEEHRAIGYPVQCAGLLGIRALEASEIRAEGFLLNPFRGAVFISPDGSRLSFRSPDIRAWAVDRRLFDRSMAVAAARHGVEITFGAHVKSLRRSGDLTVLEMGDKEIAARAVISAEGVRASIARRSGIPPPKRILSGAQVEVPFDVDEIESVEVHLGRDIAPGLFAWVIPISRSSARVGLCATESACFHLRRFLSSERIKDRIRGSPVSVVVGGLPLGPPDRTVADGMLVVGDAAAQVKPTSGGGVYPGLICGRIAGRVAAEHVLNGGQLERYEREWRSAIGREISLGMKVNDILRRMSDEDIDMMIRKIASRPEVVRAIESHGDIDRPSRVLLRILMMLAPDLSFIGTILRAMFDK from the coding sequence ATGGATCGCTTTGATGTCGCTGTGATAGGTGGAGGTCCTGCAGGGCTGATGGCAGCGAAGCATGCGGCCATCTGTGGGGCCACCACCATCCTCCTGGAGGAGCACCGGGCCATAGGATATCCTGTTCAGTGCGCCGGCCTCCTCGGAATCAGAGCGCTTGAGGCATCGGAGATACGGGCGGAGGGCTTCCTCCTGAATCCCTTCAGAGGCGCTGTATTCATCTCCCCGGACGGCTCCAGGCTTTCTTTCAGGTCGCCGGATATCAGGGCGTGGGCTGTCGATAGAAGGCTCTTCGACAGGAGTATGGCGGTGGCGGCTGCGCGTCATGGGGTTGAGATAACGTTTGGCGCGCATGTGAAGTCCCTGAGAAGATCTGGAGATCTGACGGTTCTGGAGATGGGCGATAAAGAGATCGCAGCACGCGCTGTTATCTCTGCTGAGGGGGTGAGGGCATCGATAGCCAGACGCTCGGGCATCCCCCCTCCAAAACGCATTCTCTCCGGCGCACAGGTTGAGGTGCCTTTTGATGTGGATGAGATCGAGTCTGTGGAGGTGCACCTGGGGAGGGATATCGCGCCGGGCCTCTTCGCATGGGTGATCCCGATATCCAGAAGCTCAGCGAGAGTGGGCCTCTGCGCCACAGAGAGCGCATGCTTCCACCTCAGGAGGTTCCTGAGCTCTGAGAGGATAAAAGATAGAATCCGCGGCTCTCCGGTTTCAGTTGTTGTTGGAGGACTGCCGCTCGGCCCGCCCGATAGAACAGTTGCAGATGGCATGCTCGTTGTCGGGGATGCCGCAGCTCAGGTGAAGCCCACATCCGGCGGCGGCGTGTACCCCGGTCTAATCTGCGGCCGCATCGCCGGAAGGGTTGCAGCTGAGCATGTTTTAAATGGAGGGCAGCTTGAGAGATACGAGCGCGAATGGAGATCCGCTATCGGCAGAGAGATCTCTCTGGGCATGAAGGTCAACGATATCCTGAGACGCATGAGCGATGAGGATATCGATATGATGATAAGAAAGATCGCCTCCAGGCCGGAGGTCGTAAGAGCGATAGAGAGCCATGGCGATATCGACAGGCCGAGCCGCGTGCTGCTCCGGATTCTGATGATGCTGGCGCCGGATCTCTCTTTTATCGGAACGATCCTCAGGGCCATGTTCGATAAATAA
- the ala gene encoding alanine dehydrogenase, translating to MLSLEILWLSEDNVRSVLTMEEAIPAVEAAFAEHGLGNVQMPPKSYLYYEHGDLRTMPAYIKKLEATGVKIVNSHPGNPERGMPSVMAVVVLNSVETGAPLALMGGTYLTAVRTGAAGGIAAKHLARRESSAVGIIGAGAQARTQIMALSRLFDLEVVRVMDKSHERARAFVSDVKGFLGCDCVPVSDGRDACECDILVTATPSRAPVVLSDWVRDGTHINAIGADAPGKQELDPNLLKRAKVVVDDLSQAIHSGEVNVPISRGEYSGDEIHAQLGEIVAGKMPGRENEREITIFDSTGLAIQDIAVASLVYRKARELNIGTVLDFI from the coding sequence GTGTTGAGCTTGGAGATACTCTGGCTTTCAGAAGATAACGTGAGATCTGTTCTGACCATGGAGGAGGCCATCCCGGCTGTGGAAGCTGCATTCGCAGAGCATGGCCTGGGGAACGTTCAGATGCCACCGAAGTCGTATCTCTACTATGAGCATGGAGATCTCAGAACGATGCCTGCATACATAAAAAAGCTAGAAGCGACAGGTGTCAAGATTGTCAACTCTCACCCAGGGAACCCGGAAAGGGGGATGCCCTCGGTGATGGCCGTGGTCGTACTGAACTCTGTCGAGACCGGAGCACCGCTGGCACTGATGGGCGGCACATACCTCACAGCGGTGCGCACTGGAGCTGCAGGCGGGATCGCGGCGAAGCACCTTGCGCGCAGAGAGTCGAGCGCCGTGGGCATCATCGGCGCTGGAGCGCAGGCGAGGACCCAGATCATGGCCCTCTCAAGGCTCTTCGATCTTGAGGTTGTGAGGGTCATGGATAAGAGCCATGAGCGCGCGAGGGCGTTCGTCTCAGATGTGAAGGGTTTTCTGGGATGCGATTGTGTTCCCGTGAGCGATGGAAGGGACGCATGTGAGTGCGATATACTCGTCACAGCCACCCCCTCGAGGGCGCCTGTTGTTCTATCAGACTGGGTGAGGGACGGGACGCACATCAACGCGATCGGTGCTGATGCTCCTGGAAAGCAGGAACTTGATCCCAATTTGCTGAAACGCGCCAAGGTGGTCGTCGATGATCTCTCTCAGGCGATCCACTCCGGCGAGGTGAATGTCCCTATATCCAGGGGAGAGTACAGCGGCGATGAGATACACGCCCAGCTCGGGGAGATTGTTGCCGGGAAGATGCCAGGGAGGGAGAACGAAAGGGAGATAACGATCTTCGACTCCACAGGCCTGGCCATCCAGGATATTGCCGTGGCCAGCTTGGTTTACAGAAAGGCGAGAGAGCTCAATATCGGTACCGTGCTGGATTTCATATGA
- a CDS encoding DUF1638 domain-containing protein → MSRAEYSMVACGVFRKEIERISEDLDFSFDPLYLDPGLHVDFDELALRLREALESCRDERTIVVYGACHPRMDDLLRGFRAELIDCQNCIDAFITRREVERIASEGLYFYLTPGWVDCWREIFRRLGWGMEEARLEMGSFKGVIFIDTLGNADAYEKDLLEFMDFTLLQYSIIPGKLDHFRSLISDAAKRLEVRYG, encoded by the coding sequence ATGAGCAGAGCGGAGTACTCCATGGTCGCATGCGGCGTCTTCAGAAAAGAGATCGAGAGGATCTCGGAAGATCTGGATTTCTCATTTGATCCCCTTTATTTGGATCCAGGTCTGCATGTGGATTTCGATGAGCTGGCGCTTAGGCTGAGAGAGGCGCTGGAGTCATGTAGAGATGAGAGGACCATCGTGGTCTACGGCGCCTGCCATCCCAGGATGGACGACCTTTTGAGAGGATTCAGAGCCGAGCTTATAGACTGCCAGAACTGCATAGACGCTTTCATAACAAGGCGCGAGGTTGAGAGGATAGCATCAGAGGGGCTCTACTTCTACCTGACCCCGGGATGGGTCGATTGCTGGCGCGAGATATTCCGGCGACTCGGCTGGGGCATGGAGGAGGCCCGCCTGGAGATGGGATCATTCAAAGGAGTGATATTCATCGACACGCTCGGAAATGCAGACGCCTACGAGAAAGATCTCCTGGAGTTCATGGACTTCACGCTCCTTCAGTACAGCATAATCCCCGGAAAGCTTGATCACTTCAGATCGCTCATATCTGATGCGGCGAAGAGGCTGGAGGTTCGTTATGGATGA
- the trxA gene encoding thioredoxin: protein MDELDEIRRKKLEELKRELAARSQGMPTIEYPDRPVLVTDSSIDAGIKQYPVFVVDCWAEWCGPCRAIAPVIDEMARELKGHVVFGKLNVDQNPLTSRKYGITAIPTLLVFRNGRLVDRLVGAYPKQILMSRIKKHLD from the coding sequence ATGGATGAGCTGGATGAGATAAGGAGAAAGAAGCTCGAGGAGCTGAAGCGTGAGCTGGCCGCGAGGTCGCAGGGGATGCCCACGATAGAATACCCGGACAGGCCGGTTCTGGTGACCGACAGCAGCATCGATGCTGGGATAAAGCAGTATCCTGTATTCGTGGTCGACTGCTGGGCGGAGTGGTGCGGGCCGTGCAGGGCCATCGCGCCTGTGATAGATGAGATGGCGCGCGAGCTTAAGGGGCACGTCGTCTTTGGAAAGCTGAATGTGGATCAGAATCCGCTCACATCAAGAAAATACGGCATCACCGCAATACCCACGCTCCTGGTCTTCAGGAACGGCAGGCTCGTCGACAGGCTTGTGGGAGCATATCCTAAGCAGATCCTGATGAGCAGGATCAAGAAGCATCTGGATTAG
- a CDS encoding transposase, with translation MHSATSPHLLQVAEYIRANGVPFGWVGMDCFYGEQSHLRKKLDEEGLVYIADIARDTRVWIKMPEIGIPERNGDRIPSRKRVLDGEPEPI, from the coding sequence GTGCATTCAGCGACCAGCCCGCATCTCCTTCAAGTTGCTGAATACATAAGAGCGAACGGAGTTCCCTTCGGCTGGGTCGGAATGGACTGTTTCTACGGCGAACAGTCACATCTCCGGAAGAAGCTCGATGAGGAAGGGCTGGTCTATATCGCAGACATAGCCAGGGACACTCGAGTCTGGATCAAAATGCCTGAGATCGGCATACCAGAACGAAATGGAGATCGAATTCCATCGCGCAAACGGGTTCTCGACGGCGAACCTGAGCCGATATAG
- a CDS encoding KamA family radical SAM protein, which produces MYFCTKVQEVKDVRYVTDIMDVAQLHEDERRALSGVTENFAFKASSYYLSLINWDDPCDPLRKIVIPDSNEMYSWGMKDPSSERSYTVLPGLQHKYKQTALMLVSNACGSLCRFCFRKRIFIDSHHETAIDLPRAVDYIREHAEITNVLLSGGDPLMLPTERLEEIVRRLREIDHLHIIRIGTKLPVYDPFRITEDPSLLEMVKRHSHENRRIYFVIHFNHPKEISSETLKAVSQLQEAGAITVSQTPLLRGVNDNPETLAQLFKKLSFIGVSPYYVFQCRPSIGNYHFQVPVETSYAIVEKAKSMCSGLAKRAKFVMSHATGKIEVVGLTDRYVYMKYAQAADPENIGMFMVFERNPAAFWFDDYSDPVDHHRLDVQETGASGDVYASQAEESGELHAATTMD; this is translated from the coding sequence ATGTACTTTTGTACGAAAGTACAGGAGGTGAAGGATGTGAGGTATGTGACAGATATAATGGATGTCGCGCAGCTGCATGAGGATGAGAGAAGAGCCCTGTCTGGTGTGACGGAGAATTTCGCATTTAAGGCCAGCAGCTACTACCTGTCGCTGATAAACTGGGACGATCCATGCGACCCTCTCAGAAAAATTGTTATTCCAGACTCAAATGAGATGTACAGCTGGGGCATGAAGGATCCATCCAGCGAGAGATCCTACACGGTTCTGCCCGGACTTCAGCATAAGTACAAACAGACAGCACTCATGCTCGTCAGCAATGCATGTGGATCCCTCTGCAGGTTTTGCTTCCGGAAAAGAATATTCATAGACAGCCATCATGAAACCGCCATAGATCTTCCCAGAGCAGTGGATTACATAAGAGAGCATGCAGAGATAACAAACGTCCTTCTCAGTGGTGGAGATCCCCTCATGCTTCCCACAGAAAGGCTTGAGGAGATTGTGAGGAGGCTGCGGGAAATAGACCATCTTCATATCATACGCATTGGCACAAAGCTTCCGGTCTACGATCCATTCAGGATTACAGAGGATCCGTCGCTTCTCGAGATGGTGAAGCGCCACAGCCATGAAAACCGGAGGATATATTTCGTGATTCACTTCAACCACCCTAAGGAGATCTCGAGTGAGACCCTGAAAGCTGTCAGCCAGCTACAGGAGGCAGGCGCAATAACCGTGAGCCAGACACCGCTTCTGAGAGGTGTGAATGACAATCCAGAAACGCTGGCACAGCTCTTCAAGAAGCTCTCGTTCATCGGTGTATCTCCTTATTACGTATTCCAGTGCAGGCCTTCTATCGGAAACTACCATTTCCAGGTTCCCGTTGAGACGAGCTATGCGATCGTTGAAAAGGCCAAGTCAATGTGTTCAGGTCTGGCCAAGCGAGCCAAGTTCGTAATGTCACATGCTACAGGGAAGATCGAGGTCGTCGGGCTCACAGACAGGTATGTTTACATGAAGTACGCTCAGGCTGCAGATCCGGAGAATATTGGTATGTTCATGGTCTTCGAAAGGAATCCCGCAGCTTTCTGGTTCGATGACTATTCAGATCCCGTAGATCACCATCGTCTGGATGTGCAGGAGACTGGAGCCTCCGGAGATGTGTACGCATCACAAGCAGAAGAGAGCGGTGAGCTCCACGCAGCAACCACGATGGATTAG
- a CDS encoding NAD(P)/FAD-dependent oxidoreductase, with protein MYDLIVIGGGPAGASAALEGVRRGLRVLLIEKERFPRYKPCGGALSERARSYLGFRIPEGVIDAETSRIRIFFRGRCAEISRSERLSTLVTRSAFDEMLVRRAEEAGAEVLFGRKATEVSEMGEGVRIRAGDTYEGRTLVLADGHTGMLSRKMRPRNEMTGMCLVSEVAAEKISDSMEIHFGEADMGYAWVFPHGSYLSVGAGGLRPSKIRGLMERLMSSRGFHGKIHGHTIPLSGPSRYLAGERTMLCGDSAGMVDPFTGEGIAYAVRSGQIAAEVAAEHLSDGCDLVEYQRRCKNEFGDDLRASFLLARIMHRFPDQLFNMFMDDRSLLERYIDIHAHGLSYRSFLRWLAPRAPAKLIASMISRMV; from the coding sequence ATGTACGACCTGATAGTGATAGGTGGGGGCCCTGCAGGCGCATCTGCAGCTCTTGAGGGCGTCAGGCGCGGCCTGCGGGTTCTTCTCATAGAGAAGGAGAGATTCCCTCGGTACAAGCCATGCGGCGGCGCTCTGTCAGAGAGAGCGAGGTCATATCTGGGATTCAGGATCCCAGAGGGGGTCATTGATGCAGAGACATCCCGAATACGGATATTCTTCAGAGGGAGATGCGCTGAGATCTCACGGTCCGAAAGGCTCTCAACGCTCGTCACCAGAAGCGCATTCGATGAGATGCTGGTGAGAAGGGCAGAGGAGGCCGGAGCAGAGGTCCTGTTCGGCAGGAAGGCCACAGAGGTATCGGAGATGGGGGAGGGCGTCCGGATCAGAGCAGGTGATACCTATGAAGGGAGGACCCTGGTGCTGGCTGATGGTCACACAGGCATGCTGAGCAGGAAGATGCGTCCAAGAAATGAAATGACGGGTATGTGCCTGGTCTCAGAGGTGGCTGCCGAAAAGATCAGCGACTCCATGGAGATTCACTTTGGGGAGGCGGATATGGGCTACGCGTGGGTGTTCCCTCACGGAAGCTACCTCTCAGTCGGCGCTGGCGGTCTTAGACCCTCGAAGATAAGAGGACTCATGGAAAGACTCATGAGCTCGAGGGGGTTCCACGGCAAGATCCATGGCCACACGATCCCGCTCTCAGGGCCATCCAGATATCTTGCAGGTGAGAGAACAATGCTCTGCGGCGACTCGGCTGGCATGGTGGACCCCTTCACAGGGGAGGGGATCGCCTACGCTGTGAGGTCTGGGCAGATCGCAGCAGAGGTCGCCGCAGAGCATCTCAGCGATGGATGCGATCTCGTGGAGTACCAGCGCAGGTGTAAAAACGAGTTCGGAGACGATCTCAGAGCGTCATTTCTTCTGGCCCGGATCATGCACCGATTTCCAGATCAGCTCTTCAACATGTTCATGGACGACAGGTCGCTCCTGGAGAGGTACATAGACATACACGCGCACGGCCTCAGCTACAGGAGCTTTTTAAGGTGGCTCGCGCCGAGAGCTCCGGCAAAGCTCATAGCATCGATGATCTCGCGGATGGTTTGA
- a CDS encoding DUF2240 family protein, whose translation MLHLDQEKRYLVALPFKKRGKSSLKISDFIFALSLDMKWGPPEKVRALLMEAEKEGLVRIDGDVVHSREDIEIPVGFKPTPVESIFERAVRMISSKTGMSRKEIIAMINERQDSLQRLVELDAVALLVARELEIDVADMAREAYQSLISSRDAA comes from the coding sequence GTGTTACATTTGGATCAGGAGAAGAGGTACCTTGTGGCCCTGCCGTTCAAGAAGCGTGGGAAGAGCAGCCTGAAGATAAGCGACTTCATATTTGCACTCTCGCTGGACATGAAGTGGGGACCTCCAGAAAAGGTGAGGGCGCTTCTCATGGAAGCGGAAAAGGAGGGCCTGGTTCGCATCGATGGAGATGTGGTGCATTCCAGAGAGGATATCGAGATACCTGTTGGGTTCAAACCCACCCCGGTCGAGAGCATATTCGAGAGGGCGGTAAGAATGATATCCTCGAAGACCGGCATGAGTAGAAAAGAGATCATAGCGATGATAAACGAGCGGCAGGACTCGCTCCAGAGGCTGGTTGAGCTGGATGCTGTTGCACTTCTGGTGGCGAGAGAGCTCGAGATCGATGTAGCTGATATGGCCCGGGAGGCATACCAGAGCCTGATCTCCTCCAGGGATGCGGCCTAG
- a CDS encoding NAD(P)H-dependent oxidoreductase, whose protein sequence is MKVLAINGSPKMDAGNTARILNPFLDGMREEGADVELFHTRKLKIGPCNGDMSCWFRNPGRCGQNDDMQMLYPKFEDADVIVWATPVYFSGVTGPLKNLMDRQLPLHVPGTTPKKRQKVVLVSSCGAWEIGAFDPIIAQMRAIYSMPDAAEFVAALLRPGAEAMRFLPEGAMDDVIQAARDAGRELVRTGRISESLLQTVSRPLMSEEEYMKAAEKAMEEVRKGA, encoded by the coding sequence ATGAAAGTGCTCGCCATAAACGGAAGCCCCAAGATGGATGCGGGGAACACAGCTCGCATACTGAATCCGTTCCTGGATGGCATGCGGGAGGAAGGAGCCGATGTGGAGCTGTTCCACACCAGGAAGCTCAAGATCGGACCATGCAACGGCGATATGAGCTGCTGGTTCCGGAACCCTGGAAGGTGCGGCCAGAACGACGACATGCAGATGTTATATCCGAAGTTCGAGGATGCCGATGTTATAGTATGGGCCACGCCTGTGTACTTCTCGGGAGTCACCGGCCCGCTCAAGAACCTGATGGACAGGCAGCTCCCGCTTCACGTTCCAGGCACGACGCCAAAGAAGAGGCAGAAGGTTGTGCTGGTCTCATCCTGCGGCGCGTGGGAGATCGGGGCGTTCGATCCCATCATCGCACAGATGAGGGCGATATACTCAATGCCTGATGCGGCCGAGTTTGTCGCCGCGCTCCTCCGCCCTGGCGCAGAGGCGATGAGGTTCCTGCCTGAAGGTGCAATGGACGACGTGATCCAGGCCGCAAGGGACGCTGGCAGAGAGCTCGTGAGGACGGGGCGAATCTCAGAGAGCCTGCTCCAAACTGTTAGCAGACCGCTTATGAGCGAGGAGGAGTACATGAAGGCAGCGGAGAAGGCCATGGAGGAGGTCAGAAAGGGTGCATGA